In one window of Duganella dendranthematis DNA:
- a CDS encoding M16 family metallopeptidase has product MKWKVLAASLAMAIGAIGAIGTTVTAHAAVSADQVQTFTLANGMKFIVLESHGIPNANMYTFWKVGSRNEAPGITGLSHFFEHMMFNGSKNFGPKMFDRTMEAKGGSNNAYTSTDLTVYQDWFPATSLETIFTLESDRIAHLSIDPKMVASERGVVLSERSTGLENSNMRLLREEVNSVAFMAHPYSWSVIGNESDIKAWTQQDLETYFRAYYAPNNAVSVIVGDVKADEVKKLATKYFGAIPKRALPPAVRTVEPPQTGERRVFVTKESATSANLTIAYKIPQAGNPDYYALEVLQSLLADGKTSRLYKALVEQQLATQVSANSLDGFDPGLLYLSAVAAAKVEPATLEKALLAEVDKLVKDGVTAEELQKVKNQKLVNLYREQETINGKAQQLGNYEVFFGDYKKMFDAPAAYEKLTPADIQAVAAKYLKKSQRTVGVLAAKED; this is encoded by the coding sequence ATGAAATGGAAAGTTTTGGCCGCCAGCCTGGCCATGGCGATCGGCGCCATCGGTGCCATCGGCACGACGGTCACCGCGCACGCCGCCGTCAGCGCCGACCAGGTGCAGACCTTCACGCTGGCCAACGGCATGAAGTTCATCGTGCTCGAATCGCACGGCATCCCCAACGCCAATATGTACACGTTCTGGAAAGTCGGCTCGCGCAACGAGGCGCCCGGCATCACCGGCCTGTCGCACTTCTTTGAACACATGATGTTCAACGGCTCGAAGAACTTCGGTCCGAAAATGTTCGACCGCACCATGGAAGCCAAGGGCGGCTCCAACAACGCCTACACCAGCACCGACCTGACGGTGTACCAGGACTGGTTCCCGGCCACCTCGCTGGAAACCATCTTCACGCTGGAAAGCGACCGCATCGCCCACCTGAGCATCGATCCGAAAATGGTCGCCAGCGAGCGCGGCGTGGTGCTGTCCGAGCGCAGCACCGGGCTGGAGAACTCCAACATGCGGCTGCTGCGCGAAGAGGTCAACAGCGTGGCCTTCATGGCGCACCCGTATTCATGGTCGGTGATCGGCAACGAGTCCGACATCAAGGCCTGGACCCAGCAAGACCTGGAAACCTATTTCCGCGCGTATTACGCGCCGAACAACGCAGTGTCGGTGATCGTCGGCGACGTCAAGGCCGACGAGGTGAAGAAGCTGGCCACCAAATACTTCGGCGCCATTCCGAAGCGCGCGCTGCCGCCGGCGGTGCGCACCGTCGAGCCGCCGCAGACCGGCGAACGGCGCGTGTTCGTCACCAAGGAATCGGCCACCTCGGCCAACCTGACCATCGCCTACAAGATCCCGCAGGCCGGCAATCCCGACTACTACGCGCTGGAAGTGCTGCAAAGCCTGCTGGCCGACGGCAAGACTTCGCGTCTGTATAAAGCGCTGGTGGAGCAGCAACTGGCGACGCAGGTCAGCGCCAACAGCCTGGACGGCTTCGATCCGGGCCTGCTGTACCTGTCCGCCGTGGCCGCCGCCAAGGTGGAACCGGCAACGCTGGAAAAAGCCCTGCTGGCCGAAGTCGACAAACTGGTCAAGGACGGCGTGACGGCCGAGGAACTGCAAAAGGTCAAGAACCAGAAGCTGGTCAACCTGTACCGCGAGCAGGAAACCATCAACGGCAAGGCGCAGCAGCTGGGCAATTACGAAGTCTTCTTCGGCGACTACAAGAAGATGTTCGACGCCCCCGCCGCCTACGAAAAACTGACGCCGGCCGACATCCAGGCCGTCGCCGCCAAATACCTGAAGAAATCGCAGCGCACCGTCGGCGTGCTGGCTGCGAAGGAGGATTGA
- a CDS encoding response regulator, with the protein MTTNTLHKFRKLFRVLVTAVVVVLLIVSLFVVHVLNQSRKRYYAAAEETSHNLAVSLENYLHSHFQEADLALRRADLEFRTLHQQGRFDDAQFSAYLRSLKERLPHAQAVRGANAAGLVVYGEQIDLQHPQDLSVREFYARLATAHEMVFGVPVQSRITGEWVLPLVYPLTLANGDFGGTAYVLMNNSRIDEAFAALNIGANGSIVLLDDRRRVLHRYPDVPDMQFGSLVKVNPLTQAILDGKRQRASYTVVSPRDQRERTLSIEKIGAYPVYVVVGLASEDFLAPWYKEIRNASLFLAVLLGLALVLVRGVQFGLREQFKALTALGESDQALQQSLARLTASESRWRSLTEGLPQMVWTATPALRIDFMSHHWESFSGLPAEQLMAGGDWSRVIHPDDLPTLTAAWQRALADGDQFRCDCRLRRHDGVWRIFDNHALPQRDADGAIVSWVGSSTDSTELRAAHDDLLQAKEAADKAGRAKSDFVANMSHEIRSPMNAVLGMLQLLRQTAMSGRQQDYVDKAHAAASALLGLLNDVLDFSKVEAGKLGLDPHPFRLDKLWRDLAVILSANVGDKTIEVLFRIDPALPPMVVGDALRLQQILLNLAGNAIKFTERGEVVVSAQLVSQSEHTLSIAFAIRDTGIGIAPDQCERIFDGFSQAEASTARRFGGTGLGLAISQRLVRLMGGTLRVVSEVGQGSVFDFAVEFGISAVQPDSAPAPLQDALMRGLSCLVVDDNPVARTVLREMAASFGWRVEVAADGYEALEAIAGQAARRKAYDVVFIDWRMPTMDGWETSRRIRQLAPQGKTPLIVMVTAHDRELLAQRQQELSPVLDGFVVKPVTASMLFDAVADARLEHRKPALLAAVAVPARRRLAGLRLLLVDDNPANQQVASELLSNDGAQVEVANSGAMALAVVGRQGALPDLILMDIQMPEMDGYQTTHAIQARLGVNTPPIVAMTANAMASDRIAALEAGMVDHIGKPFDLEQLIEVILKHARRGGVALAGAPAAVAWHADAAANAPRTTAAVNAPHAAGAANASRAAAVASAPDGAATALRGGGDGAVVSGPLPDAGLNSAAALKRLGGLESVYLIALRSFIAEAEKLAAQLQAARDDENCNAALPALHTLKGLAGTVGADRLAALSFQAELALKEDDAVWAPLEQVLDACPGVAGDIEQLLSGSRPR; encoded by the coding sequence ATGACCACCAACACGCTGCACAAGTTCCGCAAGCTTTTCCGCGTGCTGGTCACTGCTGTGGTGGTGGTGTTGCTGATTGTGAGCCTGTTCGTGGTGCATGTACTGAACCAGAGCCGCAAGCGCTATTACGCGGCGGCCGAGGAAACCTCGCACAATCTGGCGGTGTCGCTGGAAAATTATCTGCACTCCCACTTCCAGGAGGCCGACCTGGCCCTGCGCCGCGCCGACCTGGAGTTCCGCACCCTGCACCAGCAGGGCCGTTTCGACGACGCCCAGTTCAGCGCCTACCTGCGCAGCCTGAAGGAGCGCCTCCCGCACGCGCAGGCGGTGCGCGGCGCCAATGCCGCCGGGCTGGTGGTGTATGGCGAGCAAATCGATCTGCAGCATCCGCAAGACCTCAGCGTGCGCGAATTCTATGCGCGCCTGGCGACCGCGCACGAGATGGTGTTCGGCGTGCCGGTGCAGTCGCGCATCACCGGCGAGTGGGTGCTGCCGCTGGTCTATCCGCTTACCCTGGCCAACGGCGACTTCGGCGGCACCGCCTATGTGCTGATGAACAATAGCCGCATCGACGAGGCGTTTGCGGCGCTGAACATCGGCGCCAATGGCTCGATCGTGCTGCTGGACGACCGCAGGCGCGTGCTGCACCGCTACCCGGACGTGCCGGACATGCAGTTCGGCAGTCTGGTCAAGGTCAACCCGCTGACCCAGGCCATCCTCGACGGCAAGCGGCAGCGCGCCAGCTATACGGTGGTCAGCCCGCGCGACCAGCGCGAGCGCACGCTCAGCATCGAAAAGATCGGCGCCTATCCGGTGTACGTGGTGGTGGGGCTGGCCAGCGAGGATTTCCTGGCGCCGTGGTACAAGGAGATCCGCAACGCCTCGCTGTTCCTGGCGGTGCTGCTGGGGCTGGCGCTGGTGCTGGTGCGCGGCGTGCAGTTCGGCCTGCGCGAGCAGTTCAAGGCGCTGACGGCGCTGGGCGAGTCGGACCAGGCCCTGCAACAATCGCTGGCGCGGCTGACGGCGTCGGAGTCGCGCTGGCGCTCGCTGACCGAGGGCTTGCCGCAAATGGTGTGGACCGCCACGCCGGCCCTGCGCATCGATTTCATGAGCCACCACTGGGAAAGTTTCAGCGGCCTGCCGGCGGAGCAGCTGATGGCCGGCGGCGACTGGTCGCGGGTGATCCACCCGGATGATTTGCCGACCCTGACGGCGGCTTGGCAACGGGCGCTGGCCGATGGCGACCAGTTCCGCTGTGACTGCCGGCTGCGTCGCCACGACGGCGTCTGGCGCATCTTCGACAACCATGCGCTGCCGCAGCGCGACGCCGACGGCGCCATCGTCAGCTGGGTCGGCAGCAGCACCGACAGCACCGAGCTGCGCGCCGCCCACGACGATCTGTTGCAGGCCAAGGAGGCGGCCGACAAGGCCGGCCGCGCCAAGTCGGACTTCGTCGCCAATATGAGCCACGAGATCCGTTCGCCGATGAATGCGGTGCTGGGCATGCTGCAATTGCTGCGGCAGACGGCGATGAGCGGGCGCCAGCAGGATTATGTCGACAAGGCGCATGCGGCCGCCAGCGCGTTGCTGGGCCTGCTCAACGATGTGCTGGATTTCTCCAAGGTCGAAGCCGGCAAGCTGGGGCTCGATCCCCATCCGTTCCGGCTCGACAAGCTGTGGCGCGATCTGGCGGTGATTTTGTCGGCCAACGTTGGCGACAAGACCATCGAGGTGCTGTTCCGCATCGATCCGGCGCTGCCGCCGATGGTGGTGGGCGATGCGCTGCGCTTGCAGCAGATTCTGCTGAATCTGGCCGGCAACGCCATCAAGTTCACCGAGCGTGGCGAGGTGGTGGTGTCGGCCCAGCTGGTGTCGCAGAGCGAGCACACGCTGTCGATCGCGTTTGCGATCCGCGACACCGGCATCGGCATCGCGCCCGATCAATGCGAGCGCATCTTCGACGGCTTTTCGCAGGCCGAGGCGTCGACGGCGCGCCGCTTTGGCGGCACCGGGCTGGGACTGGCCATTAGCCAGCGGCTGGTGCGGCTGATGGGCGGCACCTTGCGCGTGGTCAGCGAGGTGGGGCAGGGCAGTGTGTTCGATTTCGCGGTGGAGTTCGGCATTTCGGCGGTCCAGCCGGACAGCGCGCCGGCGCCGTTGCAGGATGCCTTGATGCGTGGCCTGTCCTGTCTGGTGGTGGACGATAATCCGGTGGCGCGCACGGTGTTGCGCGAGATGGCGGCCTCGTTCGGCTGGCGCGTGGAGGTGGCGGCCGACGGCTACGAGGCGCTGGAGGCGATTGCCGGCCAGGCCGCGCGGCGCAAGGCGTATGACGTGGTGTTCATCGACTGGCGCATGCCGACCATGGATGGCTGGGAAACCAGCCGCCGCATCCGCCAGCTGGCGCCGCAGGGCAAGACGCCGCTGATCGTGATGGTGACGGCGCACGACCGCGAGCTGCTGGCGCAGCGCCAGCAGGAATTGTCGCCGGTGCTGGACGGGTTTGTGGTCAAGCCGGTGACGGCGTCGATGCTGTTCGATGCGGTGGCGGATGCGCGGCTGGAGCACCGCAAGCCGGCCTTGCTGGCGGCGGTGGCGGTGCCGGCGCGGCGGCGCCTGGCCGGCCTGCGGCTGCTGCTGGTGGACGATAATCCGGCCAACCAGCAGGTCGCCAGCGAGTTGCTCAGCAATGATGGCGCGCAGGTCGAGGTGGCCAATTCCGGGGCGATGGCGCTGGCCGTCGTCGGGCGGCAGGGAGCGTTGCCGGATTTGATTTTGATGGATATCCAGATGCCGGAGATGGATGGCTACCAGACCACCCACGCAATCCAGGCGCGGCTGGGCGTGAACACGCCGCCGATCGTGGCGATGACCGCCAACGCCATGGCTTCCGACCGCATCGCCGCGCTGGAGGCGGGCATGGTCGATCACATCGGCAAGCCGTTCGATCTGGAGCAGTTGATTGAAGTGATCCTGAAGCACGCGCGCCGTGGCGGCGTGGCGCTGGCCGGTGCGCCGGCCGCTGTCGCGTGGCATGCCGACGCTGCAGCGAATGCGCCGCGCACTACCGCCGCTGTCAATGCGCCGCACGCCGCCGGCGCTGCCAATGCGTCACGCGCCGCCGCCGTTGCCTCTGCGCCCGATGGCGCCGCAACTGCGCTACGGGGTGGTGGCGATGGCGCCGTCGTATCCGGGCCGCTGCCCGACGCCGGCTTGAACAGCGCTGCCGCGCTGAAGCGGCTGGGGGGATTGGAGTCGGTCTATCTGATCGCGCTGCGCAGCTTCATCGCCGAGGCCGAAAAGCTGGCGGCGCAGCTGCAAGCCGCGCGTGACGATGAAAACTGCAACGCCGCCTTGCCGGCCCTGCACACGCTCAAAGGCCTGGCCGGCACGGTCGGCGCCGACCGCCTGGCGGCGCTGAGCTTTCAAGCCGAACTCGCCCTCAAGGAAGACGACGCCGTCTGGGCGCCGCTGGAGCAGGTGCTGGACGCCTGCCCCGGCGTCGCCGGCGACATCGAACAACTGCTTAGCGGAAGCCGTCCGCGCTGA
- the serS gene encoding serine--tRNA ligase, with translation MIDIQLLRKDIATVAARLATRKFQLDVDAFNALEAERKAIQLRTEELQGKRNSQSKLIGMMKGKGEDTSALMAEVAGLGDELKANEAKLSELQATLGDFLQTIPNLPHESVPVGTDESGNVEARKVGTPRSFDFEIKDHVDIGAPLGLDFDTATKLTGSRFSVMKGGIARLHRALAQFMLNTHTDEHGYTECYTPYMVNADSLRGTGQLPKFEADLFSVKKGGAEGEGETFYLIPTSEVSLTNIVRDEILAAEALPLKMTAHTPCFRSEAGSYGRDTRGMIRQHQFDKVEMVQVVHPDHSYAALEDMVGHAETILQRLGLPYRVMSLCTGDMGFGATKTYDLEVWLPAQNTYREISSLSNCEAFQARRMQARFRNAQGKPELLHTLNGSGLAVGRTLVAVLENYQQADGSVEIPAVLRPYMGGLTHLKA, from the coding sequence ATGATTGATATCCAACTGCTCCGTAAAGATATAGCTACCGTCGCCGCGCGCCTGGCGACCCGCAAGTTCCAGCTCGATGTGGACGCGTTCAACGCGCTCGAGGCGGAACGCAAAGCGATCCAGTTGCGCACCGAAGAGCTGCAGGGCAAGCGTAATTCGCAGTCCAAGCTGATCGGCATGATGAAGGGCAAGGGCGAGGACACCTCGGCGCTGATGGCGGAAGTCGCCGGCCTCGGTGACGAGCTGAAAGCCAATGAAGCAAAACTGTCCGAGTTGCAGGCCACGCTGGGCGACTTCCTGCAAACCATCCCGAACCTGCCGCACGAATCGGTGCCGGTCGGCACGGATGAAAGCGGCAACGTGGAAGCGCGCAAGGTTGGCACGCCGCGCAGCTTCGATTTCGAGATCAAGGACCACGTCGACATCGGCGCGCCGCTGGGCCTGGACTTCGACACCGCGACCAAGCTGACCGGTTCGCGCTTCTCGGTGATGAAAGGCGGCATCGCCCGTCTGCACCGCGCGCTGGCGCAGTTCATGCTGAACACCCACACCGACGAGCACGGTTACACCGAGTGCTACACCCCGTACATGGTCAACGCCGATTCGCTGCGCGGCACCGGCCAGCTGCCGAAGTTTGAAGCCGATTTGTTCTCGGTGAAAAAAGGCGGCGCGGAAGGCGAGGGCGAGACCTTCTACCTGATCCCGACCTCGGAAGTGTCGCTGACCAACATCGTGCGCGACGAGATCCTGGCGGCCGAAGCACTGCCGCTGAAGATGACCGCCCACACCCCATGCTTCCGCTCGGAAGCGGGCAGCTACGGCCGCGACACCCGCGGCATGATCCGCCAGCACCAGTTCGACAAGGTCGAGATGGTGCAGGTGGTGCATCCGGACCATTCGTACGCGGCGCTGGAAGACATGGTCGGCCACGCCGAAACCATTCTGCAACGCCTGGGCCTGCCGTACCGCGTGATGTCGCTGTGCACCGGCGACATGGGCTTCGGCGCCACCAAGACCTACGACCTGGAAGTGTGGCTGCCGGCGCAGAATACTTACCGCGAGATTTCGTCGCTGTCGAACTGCGAAGCGTTCCAGGCGCGCCGCATGCAGGCGCGTTTCCGCAACGCCCAGGGCAAGCCGGAATTGCTGCACACGCTGAACGGTTCCGGCCTGGCCGTGGGCCGCACGCTGGTCGCCGTGCTGGAGAATTATCAGCAGGCTGACGGCTCGGTGGAAATCCCGGCCGTGCTGCGTCCGTACATGGGTGGACTGACCCATTTAAAAGCATAA
- a CDS encoding UPF0149 family protein, translated as MSPTAPLTDDEYDQLDDLLAAVGPRALDVAGLEGLLTALVAGPVDAPAAAWLPLVWGAGDSAGRDDAVALIERHHAYMQTWLEKDPASFEPIYECGGSWTAEAWCAGFLAGVQLNHDAWAPLRASQPALLAPFQPPVKAAKVTPAVVQINAFFHAPQPKVAKAGRNDPCPCGSGQKFKKCCGA; from the coding sequence ATGAGCCCGACCGCCCCCCTCACCGATGACGAATACGACCAACTCGACGACCTGCTGGCCGCCGTCGGCCCGCGGGCGCTGGACGTGGCCGGGCTGGAAGGCCTGCTGACGGCGCTGGTGGCCGGTCCGGTCGACGCGCCGGCGGCGGCCTGGTTGCCGCTAGTCTGGGGCGCTGGCGATAGCGCCGGCCGTGACGACGCGGTGGCGCTGATCGAACGTCACCACGCCTACATGCAAACCTGGCTGGAGAAAGATCCGGCCAGCTTCGAGCCGATCTACGAATGCGGCGGTAGCTGGACCGCCGAAGCCTGGTGCGCCGGCTTCCTGGCCGGCGTGCAGCTGAACCACGATGCCTGGGCGCCGCTGCGCGCCAGCCAGCCGGCCTTGCTGGCGCCGTTCCAGCCGCCGGTGAAAGCCGCCAAAGTGACGCCGGCCGTGGTGCAGATCAACGCCTTCTTCCACGCGCCGCAACCGAAAGTGGCCAAGGCCGGCCGCAACGATCCCTGCCCGTGCGGCAGCGGCCAGAAGTTCAAGAAATGCTGCGGCGCCTGA
- a CDS encoding SIMPL domain-containing protein encodes MFKKLALAVALLPLAVHASNLPDYPFIHTSGEAMQRIVPDLGEIDFDISAYDADPALAVALVATRAEQVRALLASADPEAVTEIHNMRKEMRKPEPGEAPGAQAYDIRSSVHIAVNDLGKWRAIMQGLLDMPNIDHMATTFGRKDREQTEQELTAAAVRDARRRADAIAAGFGKKAGAVTAITSGQLRNLTGSIGLMPGDTYFRRDTRSAAAQSPDKDFLSYDLLSWSQTVDVIFRIK; translated from the coding sequence ATGTTCAAGAAGCTCGCTTTGGCTGTTGCCTTGTTGCCGCTGGCGGTACACGCCTCCAATCTGCCGGATTATCCGTTCATCCACACCAGCGGTGAGGCGATGCAGCGGATTGTGCCCGATCTGGGCGAGATCGATTTCGACATCAGCGCCTACGACGCCGATCCGGCGCTGGCGGTGGCGCTGGTGGCCACGCGGGCCGAGCAGGTGCGCGCCTTGCTGGCCAGCGCCGACCCCGAGGCCGTCACCGAGATCCACAATATGCGCAAGGAGATGCGCAAGCCGGAACCGGGCGAAGCGCCCGGCGCGCAGGCGTATGACATTCGCAGCTCGGTGCATATCGCCGTCAACGACCTCGGCAAGTGGCGCGCCATCATGCAGGGCCTGCTGGACATGCCGAATATCGACCACATGGCCACCACCTTCGGCCGCAAGGACCGTGAGCAGACGGAGCAGGAACTGACCGCCGCCGCCGTCAGGGATGCGCGGCGCCGCGCCGACGCCATCGCGGCCGGCTTCGGCAAGAAGGCGGGCGCGGTCACGGCCATCACCTCGGGCCAGCTGCGCAATCTGACCGGGTCGATCGGCCTGATGCCGGGCGATACGTATTTCCGCCGCGATACGCGCTCGGCCGCCGCCCAGTCGCCGGACAAGGATTTCCTGTCGTACGACCTGCTGAGCTGGTCGCAGACGGTGGATGTGATTTTCCGCATCAAGTGA
- a CDS encoding M16 family metallopeptidase encodes MNSPLTAGAKRAARAAIAAAMAAALSASVLSATPVQAAAAEFRLPEFDTVTLPNGLTVYLMERHDVPLIAVRAVIKAGAVNDGAQPGLSNLTGDALLLGTAAHNKASIDQAFDYRGARLAGGAGTEASTVQANFAKADTAALLPLFAEIVQQPNFDDAELAKLRARKVNGIKQAKEAPRNVVQTYYRAMLFGDRPYGIPASGTISSMAALKQGDVRGYYQRYYRPDNAAIIVVGDFQKTAMRQQIESLFGAWQASGPAPAAQDNGKVQASKARVLLVNKPDAIETTFLIGGAGIARNDPDYVQLQVVNTVLGGRFTSWLNDELRVNSGLTYGANSQFATLAQTGTFAISSFTALPKTEAALALAHKTYQRLWDKGIDAATLASAKAYVKGQFPPRYETSEQLASLLGDMYANRVDRAQIDNFTRDVDSLTPEKAKALVDKHFPRKQLQTVLVGKAEAIRAIAKTYGEVSEIEISADGFR; translated from the coding sequence ATGAATAGCCCACTGACTGCCGGCGCCAAGCGCGCCGCCCGCGCCGCCATCGCCGCCGCCATGGCCGCCGCATTGTCGGCCAGCGTGCTGTCCGCCACGCCGGTGCAGGCCGCCGCCGCCGAATTTCGCCTGCCGGAGTTCGACACCGTCACCCTGCCGAACGGCCTGACCGTGTACCTGATGGAACGCCACGACGTGCCGCTGATTGCGGTGCGCGCCGTGATCAAGGCCGGCGCCGTCAACGACGGCGCGCAGCCCGGCCTGTCCAATCTGACCGGCGACGCCCTGCTGCTCGGCACCGCCGCCCACAACAAGGCCAGCATCGACCAGGCGTTTGATTATCGCGGCGCGCGCCTGGCCGGCGGCGCCGGCACCGAGGCCAGCACCGTGCAAGCCAACTTCGCCAAGGCCGACACGGCCGCGCTGCTGCCGCTGTTCGCAGAAATCGTCCAGCAGCCGAACTTCGACGACGCCGAACTGGCCAAGCTGCGCGCGCGCAAGGTCAACGGCATCAAGCAGGCCAAGGAAGCGCCGCGCAACGTGGTGCAGACCTACTACCGCGCCATGCTGTTCGGCGACCGCCCGTACGGCATCCCGGCCAGCGGCACCATCAGCAGCATGGCCGCGCTCAAGCAGGGCGACGTGCGCGGCTACTACCAGCGCTACTACCGTCCCGACAACGCCGCCATCATCGTGGTGGGCGACTTCCAGAAAACGGCGATGCGGCAGCAGATCGAATCCTTGTTCGGCGCGTGGCAAGCCAGCGGCCCGGCGCCGGCCGCGCAGGACAACGGCAAGGTGCAGGCCAGCAAGGCCCGCGTACTGCTGGTGAACAAGCCGGACGCGATCGAAACCACCTTCCTGATCGGCGGCGCCGGCATCGCCCGCAACGATCCGGACTACGTGCAGCTGCAAGTGGTCAACACGGTGCTGGGCGGCCGCTTCACCTCGTGGCTGAACGATGAATTGCGCGTCAACTCCGGCCTGACGTATGGCGCCAACAGCCAGTTCGCCACGCTGGCGCAGACCGGCACCTTCGCCATCAGCAGCTTTACCGCGCTGCCGAAAACCGAGGCGGCACTGGCGCTGGCGCACAAGACCTACCAGCGCCTGTGGGACAAGGGCATCGACGCCGCCACGCTGGCATCGGCCAAGGCGTATGTGAAAGGCCAGTTCCCGCCGCGCTACGAAACCAGCGAGCAGCTGGCCAGCCTGCTGGGCGATATGTACGCCAACCGGGTGGACCGGGCGCAGATCGACAACTTCACGCGCGACGTCGACAGCCTGACGCCGGAGAAGGCCAAGGCGCTGGTCGACAAGCACTTCCCGCGCAAGCAGCTGCAAACGGTGTTGGTCGGCAAGGCCGAGGCGATCCGCGCGATCGCCAAGACCTATGGCGAGGTCAGCGAGATCGAGATCAGCGCGGACGGCTTCCGCTAA
- a CDS encoding MFS transporter: MTTIASTTGGVAAAPTILDTAVSKVKWRILPLFVVMFIANYIDRVNIGFVRSHLEKDLGIGAAAFGFGAGVFFLAYALFEVPSNILQQRFGAKAWLTRIMGTWGIVATGMAFVQGETSFYVMRFLLGVAEAGFFPGVVYYFTQWLPNKERGKAMAIFLSGSALASVLSGPLSGALLSIDGGGFHGWQWMFIIEGLASVALCAVVWFFLDSRPEDAQWLTNEERSALATVIAAEKKERDAKKPQHASMFTLLKDARIALFCFIYFAIQLTIYGATFWLPSIIKKMGHFSEFQIGLFNSIPWIISIAAMYMFATLAQRWRNQQAWVAVALIVAACGMFASTTVGPVFAFVAICFAGIGFKAASSLFWPIPQGYLDSRIAAAVIALINSLGNLGGFVAPATFGYLEQKTGSIQGGLYALSAASVIAAGLVFLTRRNK; the protein is encoded by the coding sequence ATGACTACCATCGCCAGCACCACCGGCGGCGTTGCGGCCGCCCCTACCATCCTCGACACCGCCGTCAGCAAGGTCAAGTGGCGCATCCTGCCGCTGTTCGTGGTGATGTTCATCGCCAACTATATTGACCGCGTCAACATCGGCTTTGTCCGTTCGCATCTGGAGAAAGACCTCGGCATCGGCGCGGCCGCGTTCGGCTTTGGCGCGGGCGTGTTCTTCCTCGCCTATGCGCTGTTCGAGGTGCCGTCCAACATCCTGCAACAGCGCTTCGGCGCCAAGGCCTGGCTGACCCGCATCATGGGCACCTGGGGCATCGTCGCCACCGGCATGGCGTTTGTGCAGGGCGAGACCTCGTTCTATGTGATGCGCTTTTTGCTGGGCGTGGCCGAGGCCGGCTTCTTCCCGGGCGTGGTCTACTACTTCACGCAATGGCTGCCCAACAAGGAGCGCGGCAAGGCAATGGCGATCTTCCTCAGCGGCTCGGCGCTGGCGTCGGTGCTGTCCGGTCCGCTGTCGGGCGCGCTGCTGTCGATTGACGGCGGCGGCTTCCACGGCTGGCAGTGGATGTTCATCATCGAAGGCCTGGCGTCGGTGGCGCTGTGCGCCGTGGTGTGGTTCTTCCTCGATTCGCGCCCCGAGGACGCGCAGTGGCTGACCAATGAGGAGCGCAGCGCGCTGGCCACCGTCATCGCCGCCGAGAAGAAGGAGCGCGATGCCAAAAAGCCGCAGCACGCCAGCATGTTCACGCTGCTCAAGGACGCGCGCATCGCGCTGTTCTGCTTCATCTACTTCGCGATCCAGCTGACCATTTATGGCGCGACGTTCTGGCTGCCGAGCATCATCAAGAAGATGGGCCACTTCTCGGAATTCCAGATCGGCTTGTTCAACTCGATTCCGTGGATTATCTCGATCGCCGCCATGTATATGTTTGCCACGCTGGCGCAGCGCTGGCGCAATCAGCAGGCGTGGGTGGCGGTGGCGTTGATCGTGGCGGCGTGCGGCATGTTCGCCTCCACCACTGTCGGGCCGGTGTTCGCGTTCGTGGCGATCTGCTTCGCCGGCATCGGCTTCAAGGCGGCATCGTCGCTGTTCTGGCCGATTCCGCAGGGTTATCTGGACAGCCGTATCGCGGCGGCGGTGATCGCGCTGATCAACTCGCTGGGCAATCTGGGTGGCTTTGTGGCGCCGGCTACGTTCGGTTATCTGGAGCAGAAGACCGGCTCGATCCAGGGCGGCTTGTATGCGCTGTCGGCCGCCTCGGTGATCGCCGCCGGCCTGGTGTTCCTCACGCGCCGCAACAAGTAA
- a CDS encoding acyl-CoA thioesterase — MEKPMNWVEHELSMTVLMTPDMANFSGNVHGGTILKYLDSVAYACASRYSGAYVVTLSVDQVMFLQPIHVGELVTFLASINYTGNTSMEVGIRVVTENIQKRLVRHANSCYFTMVAVDEHRKPVQVPALVPETEEQKQRWEQALLRKQSRQMVHGNRKK; from the coding sequence ATGGAAAAACCGATGAACTGGGTGGAGCACGAACTGAGCATGACCGTGCTGATGACGCCCGATATGGCCAATTTCTCAGGCAACGTCCATGGCGGCACGATTCTCAAGTATCTGGATAGCGTGGCGTATGCCTGCGCCAGCCGCTATTCCGGCGCCTACGTGGTGACGCTGTCGGTCGATCAGGTGATGTTCCTGCAGCCGATCCATGTCGGCGAACTGGTGACCTTCCTGGCGTCGATCAACTACACCGGCAACACGTCGATGGAAGTCGGCATCCGGGTGGTGACGGAAAATATCCAGAAGCGGCTGGTGCGCCACGCTAACAGCTGCTATTTCACCATGGTGGCGGTGGACGAGCATCGCAAGCCGGTGCAGGTGCCGGCGCTGGTGCCGGAGACGGAAGAGCAGAAGCAGCGCTGGGAACAGGCGCTGCTGCGCAAGCAGTCGCGCCAGATGGTGCACGGCAACCGCAAGAAATGA